Proteins co-encoded in one Pseudoliparis swirei isolate HS2019 ecotype Mariana Trench chromosome 7, NWPU_hadal_v1, whole genome shotgun sequence genomic window:
- the tmem161b gene encoding transmembrane protein 161B isoform X1 — translation MGVIGVQLVVTMVMASVIQKIIPHYSFARWLLCSGSLRWYQHPTEDELRSLVGKQKGQKKKDRKHNGHIENKLLTVPKDIDLQLETKYIAEVDTLALHYFPEFQWLVDFTVAATVVYLITELYYSVAQPSGEMNISVVWCLLVLAFVLKTLFSITAHYFKLEEGGERSLCITFAFFFFVKAMAILIVTENYLEFGLETGFANFSDSALQFLEHQGLESQGPISKLTFKLILALLCSLIGAFLTFPGLRLAQMHLDALNLTTAKFTQTLLHINFLSPLIMVLLWVKPLTKDYIMNPTLEKEGVPLMTEDTYDTLRLWAIILMCVLRLAMMRHHMQAYLNLAQKSVDQMKKEAGRISTVDLQKMVARVFYYLCVIALQYVAPLVMLLHTTLLLKTLGGHSWWVHPEEDLPCLYEINSDYATEAAPTPAAAVETGARASVAQLSIALGGLRTVFSPLLFRALFSFFTWWIAACLFSTSLFGLFYHQYLMAA, via the exons GGTGTGATTGGTGTGCAGCTGGTGGTTACCATGGTAATGGCCAGCGTAATTCAGAAAATCATACCTCATTATTCCTTCGCAAGATGGCTACTCTGCAGTGGCAG TCTGCGGTGGTATCAGCACCCGACGGAAGATGAGTTGAGGAGCTTGGTTGGGAAACAAAaaggacagaagaagaaagacag GAAGCACAATGGTCACATAGAGAATAAGCTGCTCACGGTTCCCAAGGACATAGATTTACAACTGGAGACGAAATACATCGCAGAAGTCGACACATTAG CATTGCACTACTTCCCAGAGTTCCAGTGGCTGGTGGATTTCACAGTAGCGGCGACTGTGGTGTATCTGATCACCGAGCTCTACTACAGCGTGGCTCAGCCCTCGGGAGAGATGAACATCAGTGTGGTCTGGTGCCTGCTGGTACTCGCTTTTGTCCT TAAGACCCTTTTCTCTATAACGGCCCACTACTTCAAGCTGGAGGAAGGAGGCGAGCGGTCACTCTGCATTACTtttgccttcttcttctttgtcaaaGCCATGGCCATTCTCATCGTCACTGAAAACTACCTGGAGTTTGGTCTCGAGACGG GTTTTGCGAACTTCTCCGACAGCGCTTTACAGTTTCTGGAGCACCAAGGCTTGGAGTCCCA GGGTCCCATATCTAAACTCACCTTCAAGCTCATCCTGGCCCTACTCTGCTCCCTGATTGGAGCATTTCTAACTTTCCCTGGTCTGCGATTGGCCCAGATGCACCTAGACGCTCTCAATCTGACCACAGCCAAATTTACACA GACTCTGCTTCATATCAACTTCCTGTCCCCTCTTATCATGGTCCTGCTGTGGGTGAAGCCCCTTACCAAGGACTACATAATGAACCCCACACTGGAAAAGGAGGGTGTGCCTTT GATGACTGAGGACACGTATGACACGTTGCGGTTATGGGCCatcatactgatgtgtgtgctCCGACTCGCTATGATGAGGCATCATATGCAAGCCTACCTCAACCTGGCCCAGAAGAGTGTGGACCAGATGAAGAAGGAGGCGGGACGGATAAGTACCGTTGACCTGCAGAAGATG gTTGCACGTGTTTTTTACTACTTGTGTGTGATCGCACTCCAGTACGTGGCACCGCTGGTGATGCTGCTGCACACGACTTTGCTGCTAAAAACCTTAG GCGGACACTCCTGGTGGGTTCATCCTGAAGAAGACCTGCCTTGTCTCTATGAAATTAACTCTGACTATGCGACGGAGGCGGCCCCGACGCCGGCCGCGGCGGTCGAGACGGGAGCGCGGGCGTCGGTCGCCCAGCTGTCGATCGCTCTGGGGGGCCTGCGGACTGTCTTCAGCCCCTTGCTCTTCCGggccctcttctctttcttcactTGGTGGATCGCCGCCTGCCTCTTCTCCACCTCCCTGTTTGGCCTCTTCTACCATCAGTATCTCATGGCGGCATAG
- the tmem161b gene encoding transmembrane protein 161B isoform X2, translating to MAILIVTENYLEFGLETGFANFSDSALQFLEHQGLESQGPISKLTFKLILALLCSLIGAFLTFPGLRLAQMHLDALNLTTAKFTQTLLHINFLSPLIMVLLWVKPLTKDYIMNPTLEKEGVPLMTEDTYDTLRLWAIILMCVLRLAMMRHHMQAYLNLAQKSVDQMKKEAGRISTVDLQKMVARVFYYLCVIALQYVAPLVMLLHTTLLLKTLGGHSWWVHPEEDLPCLYEINSDYATEAAPTPAAAVETGARASVAQLSIALGGLRTVFSPLLFRALFSFFTWWIAACLFSTSLFGLFYHQYLMAA from the exons ATGGCCATTCTCATCGTCACTGAAAACTACCTGGAGTTTGGTCTCGAGACGG GTTTTGCGAACTTCTCCGACAGCGCTTTACAGTTTCTGGAGCACCAAGGCTTGGAGTCCCA GGGTCCCATATCTAAACTCACCTTCAAGCTCATCCTGGCCCTACTCTGCTCCCTGATTGGAGCATTTCTAACTTTCCCTGGTCTGCGATTGGCCCAGATGCACCTAGACGCTCTCAATCTGACCACAGCCAAATTTACACA GACTCTGCTTCATATCAACTTCCTGTCCCCTCTTATCATGGTCCTGCTGTGGGTGAAGCCCCTTACCAAGGACTACATAATGAACCCCACACTGGAAAAGGAGGGTGTGCCTTT GATGACTGAGGACACGTATGACACGTTGCGGTTATGGGCCatcatactgatgtgtgtgctCCGACTCGCTATGATGAGGCATCATATGCAAGCCTACCTCAACCTGGCCCAGAAGAGTGTGGACCAGATGAAGAAGGAGGCGGGACGGATAAGTACCGTTGACCTGCAGAAGATG gTTGCACGTGTTTTTTACTACTTGTGTGTGATCGCACTCCAGTACGTGGCACCGCTGGTGATGCTGCTGCACACGACTTTGCTGCTAAAAACCTTAG GCGGACACTCCTGGTGGGTTCATCCTGAAGAAGACCTGCCTTGTCTCTATGAAATTAACTCTGACTATGCGACGGAGGCGGCCCCGACGCCGGCCGCGGCGGTCGAGACGGGAGCGCGGGCGTCGGTCGCCCAGCTGTCGATCGCTCTGGGGGGCCTGCGGACTGTCTTCAGCCCCTTGCTCTTCCGggccctcttctctttcttcactTGGTGGATCGCCGCCTGCCTCTTCTCCACCTCCCTGTTTGGCCTCTTCTACCATCAGTATCTCATGGCGGCATAG